The proteins below come from a single Acidovorax sp. NCPPB 4044 genomic window:
- a CDS encoding LapA family protein, with protein MKYLLWLLKAAIFFTLFAFALNNQQDATVHFFFGTHWSAPLVLVVLAAFTLGVAVGVLGMVPRWWKHLRAARRAEAALPPAPAAAPGPGPASTGSPLHPPVPTVDLQQQPPVHGI; from the coding sequence ATGAAATACCTCCTGTGGCTGCTGAAGGCGGCCATTTTTTTCACCCTTTTCGCCTTCGCGCTGAACAACCAGCAGGATGCGACGGTGCACTTCTTTTTCGGCACGCACTGGAGCGCCCCGCTCGTGCTGGTGGTGCTGGCCGCGTTCACCCTGGGCGTGGCGGTAGGCGTGCTGGGCATGGTGCCGCGCTGGTGGAAGCACCTGCGCGCCGCGCGCCGCGCCGAGGCAGCGCTGCCGCCCGCCCCCGCCGCGGCTCCGGGACCGGGACCGGCCTCGACCGGCAGCCCACTCCATCCGCCCGTGCCCACCGTCGATCTTCAGCAGCAGCCGCCCGTCCATGGAATTTGA
- the rpsA gene encoding 30S ribosomal protein S1 produces the protein MSESFAALFEESLTRTEMRPGEVITAEVVRVEHNFVVVNAGLKSEAYVPLEEFKNDKGEVEVQVGDFVSVAIGSIENGYGDTILSRDTAKRLASWLALEKALESGEFVTGTTSGKVKGGLTVLVNGIRAFLPGSLIDTRPIKDLTPYENKTMEFKVIKLDRKRNNVVLSRRAVVEASMGEERAKLMETLKEGSIVQGVVKNITEYGAFVDLGGIDGLLHITDMAWRRVRHPSEVVTAGQEITAKILKFDTEKNRVSLGLKQMGDDPWLGVSRRYPSGTRLFGKVTNIADYGAFVELEPGIEGLVHVSEMDWTNKNIAPSKLVSLGDEVEVMVLEIDEDKRRISLGMKQCKANPWQEFAQNTKRGDRVKGPIKSITDFGVFVGLAAGIDGLVHLSDLSWNEAGEAAVRNYKKGQEVEAIVLAVDVDRERISLGIKQLDGDPFTTFVTVNDKGQTVSGKVKTVDARGAEIDLGEDIIGYLRASEISRDRVEDARNVLKEGDEITAVVVNVDRKTRNIQLSIKAKDAADQQEAMASLSQQSARESAGTTSLGALLRAKLDNSDK, from the coding sequence ATGTCTGAATCTTTTGCCGCCCTTTTTGAAGAGTCGTTGACGCGCACCGAAATGCGCCCAGGCGAAGTCATCACCGCAGAAGTCGTGCGCGTCGAGCACAACTTCGTCGTGGTGAACGCAGGCCTCAAGTCCGAAGCCTACGTGCCCCTGGAAGAGTTCAAGAACGACAAGGGCGAAGTCGAAGTCCAGGTGGGCGATTTCGTCTCCGTGGCCATCGGCTCGATCGAAAACGGTTACGGCGACACCATCCTGTCGCGTGACACCGCCAAGCGCCTGGCCTCGTGGCTGGCACTGGAAAAGGCCCTGGAATCCGGCGAATTCGTCACCGGCACGACCAGCGGCAAGGTCAAGGGCGGCCTCACGGTCCTGGTCAACGGCATCCGCGCATTCCTGCCCGGCTCGCTGATCGATACGCGTCCGATCAAGGATCTGACGCCGTACGAGAACAAGACCATGGAATTCAAGGTCATCAAGCTCGACCGCAAGCGCAACAACGTGGTGCTGTCGCGCCGTGCTGTCGTGGAAGCCTCGATGGGCGAAGAGCGCGCCAAGCTGATGGAAACCCTGAAGGAAGGCTCCATTGTGCAGGGCGTGGTCAAGAACATCACCGAATACGGTGCGTTCGTGGACCTCGGCGGCATCGACGGCCTGCTGCACATCACCGACATGGCATGGCGCCGCGTTCGCCATCCTTCCGAGGTGGTCACCGCCGGCCAGGAAATCACGGCCAAGATCCTCAAGTTCGACACCGAGAAGAACCGTGTCTCGCTGGGTCTCAAGCAGATGGGCGACGACCCCTGGCTGGGCGTGTCGCGCCGCTACCCCTCGGGCACGCGCCTGTTCGGCAAGGTCACGAACATCGCCGACTACGGCGCGTTCGTTGAACTGGAACCCGGCATCGAAGGCCTGGTCCACGTGTCCGAAATGGACTGGACGAACAAGAACATCGCTCCTTCCAAGCTCGTGTCGCTGGGCGACGAAGTCGAAGTCATGGTCCTCGAGATCGACGAAGACAAGCGCCGCATCAGCCTGGGCATGAAGCAGTGCAAGGCCAACCCGTGGCAAGAGTTCGCACAGAACACCAAGCGCGGCGACCGCGTGAAGGGCCCGATCAAGTCGATCACCGACTTCGGCGTGTTCGTGGGCCTGGCTGCCGGCATCGACGGCCTGGTGCACCTGTCCGACCTGTCGTGGAACGAAGCTGGCGAAGCCGCTGTCCGCAACTACAAGAAGGGCCAGGAAGTCGAAGCCATCGTGCTGGCCGTGGACGTGGACCGCGAGCGCATCTCGCTGGGCATCAAGCAGCTCGACGGCGACCCGTTCACGACCTTCGTGACGGTGAACGACAAGGGCCAGACGGTGAGCGGCAAGGTCAAGACCGTGGACGCCCGTGGCGCTGAAATCGACCTGGGCGAAGACATCATCGGCTACCTGCGCGCTTCGGAAATCTCCCGCGACCGCGTGGAAGATGCCCGCAACGTGCTGAAGGAAGGCGACGAGATCACAGCCGTGGTGGTGAACGTGGATCGCAAGACCCGCAACATCCAGCTGTCGATCAAGGCCAAGGACGCTGCCGACCAGCAGGAAGCCATGGCTTCCCTGTCGCAGCAGTCGGCCCGCGAAAGCGCCGGCACGACGAGCCTGGGTGCCCTGCTGCGCGCCAAGCTGGACAACTCCGACAAGTAA
- a CDS encoding bifunctional 3-phosphoshikimate 1-carboxyvinyltransferase/cytidylate kinase has translation MYSTAFLDLPALASADGTVQLPGSKSISNRVLLLAALSEGTTEVHDLLASDDTRVMLDALREIGCGVDESAAAQGTVRITGLGTAAARSPARLFLGNAGTAMRPLTAALALRGGEFELSGIARMHERPIGDLVDALLKLGCHITYLGNPGFPPLRIAHGNGVPPLALDAPVRVRGDVSSQFLTALLMALPLVAREKDVVIEVVGELISRPYIHITLQLLERFGIRVQHDAWQRFTIPAGSRYRSPGAIHVEADASSASYFIALGAIATAASAEKPLRILGVGLESIQGDIRFVEAARAMGAEVTGGPNWLEIHRGAWPLKAIDLDCNHIPDAAMTLAVMALYAQGTTTLRNIASWRVKETDRIAAMAQGCRQLGATVEEGPDFLRVTPPSSTSDWRAASIHTYDDHRIAMCFSLAAFNPARLPVRIEDPKCVAKTFPDYFEALFSVARTPVERIPVICIDGPTASGKGTVAASVAQRLGYRFLDSGAMYRITALAALRAGLAIDAAHQDRIAALACGLPVRFEAGRIWLGGDDVTDAIRTEEAGMNASRVSALPPVREALVALQHSFRRLPGLVADGRDMGTVIFPGAALKVYLTATAACRAERRHKQLISKGISANIDDLRADLEARDIRDSTRPVAPLKPAQDALVLDNSLLTVEEAVEQVLVWWQQKQPFAASAPG, from the coding sequence ATGTACAGCACCGCGTTCCTCGATCTTCCCGCGCTCGCCTCCGCCGACGGAACCGTGCAATTGCCGGGTTCCAAGAGCATTTCCAACCGCGTCCTGCTGCTGGCCGCGCTGAGCGAAGGCACGACCGAGGTCCATGACCTGCTGGCCTCGGACGACACCCGGGTCATGCTCGACGCGCTGCGGGAGATCGGCTGCGGGGTCGACGAGAGCGCTGCGGCGCAAGGCACGGTGCGCATCACCGGCCTGGGCACGGCGGCGGCGCGCTCGCCCGCCCGACTGTTCCTCGGCAATGCCGGCACGGCCATGCGCCCGCTCACGGCAGCCCTGGCACTGCGGGGTGGGGAGTTCGAGCTGTCCGGCATTGCGCGCATGCACGAGCGGCCCATCGGCGATCTGGTCGATGCCCTGCTGAAGCTGGGCTGCCACATCACCTACCTGGGCAATCCAGGCTTTCCGCCCCTGCGGATCGCCCATGGCAACGGCGTACCGCCCCTCGCGCTCGACGCTCCGGTGCGCGTGCGGGGCGACGTCTCGAGCCAGTTCCTGACGGCGCTGCTGATGGCGTTGCCGCTGGTCGCGCGCGAGAAGGATGTGGTCATCGAGGTAGTCGGCGAATTGATTTCCCGCCCCTACATCCACATCACCCTGCAGTTGCTGGAGCGCTTCGGCATCCGCGTGCAGCACGACGCGTGGCAACGGTTCACCATCCCGGCAGGAAGTCGCTACCGGTCGCCGGGCGCTATCCATGTGGAGGCGGACGCTTCTTCTGCTAGCTATTTCATAGCACTCGGGGCAATAGCGACGGCGGCATCGGCAGAAAAACCCCTCAGGATCTTGGGCGTAGGGCTGGAATCCATCCAGGGAGACATCCGCTTTGTCGAAGCAGCCCGCGCCATGGGTGCCGAGGTGACCGGCGGCCCGAACTGGCTCGAGATCCACCGCGGCGCGTGGCCCCTCAAGGCGATCGACCTCGACTGCAACCACATCCCCGATGCGGCCATGACGCTGGCGGTGATGGCCCTCTATGCGCAGGGAACGACCACGCTGCGCAACATCGCGAGCTGGCGGGTCAAAGAGACGGACCGCATCGCCGCGATGGCCCAGGGGTGCCGCCAGCTGGGGGCCACGGTGGAAGAAGGCCCCGACTTCCTGCGGGTGACACCGCCCTCCTCCACTTCGGATTGGCGCGCGGCCAGCATCCACACCTACGACGACCACCGCATCGCGATGTGCTTTTCGCTCGCGGCCTTCAATCCCGCCCGGTTGCCGGTGCGCATCGAAGACCCGAAATGCGTGGCGAAGACGTTTCCCGACTATTTCGAAGCCCTGTTTTCCGTGGCGCGCACGCCGGTCGAGCGCATCCCGGTGATCTGCATCGACGGCCCGACGGCGTCGGGCAAGGGCACGGTCGCGGCCTCGGTGGCCCAGCGGCTGGGCTACCGCTTCCTGGATTCCGGCGCGATGTACCGCATCACGGCGCTGGCGGCACTGCGCGCGGGCCTGGCGATCGACGCTGCGCACCAGGACCGCATCGCTGCGCTCGCCTGCGGCCTGCCGGTGCGTTTCGAGGCGGGCAGGATCTGGCTCGGCGGGGACGACGTCACGGACGCCATCCGTACCGAAGAGGCCGGCATGAACGCCTCGCGCGTCTCGGCGCTGCCTCCCGTGCGCGAGGCGCTGGTCGCCCTGCAGCACAGCTTCCGGCGCCTGCCGGGGCTGGTGGCCGATGGGCGCGACATGGGGACCGTGATCTTCCCCGGAGCGGCGCTGAAGGTGTACCTCACGGCCACGGCGGCATGCCGGGCGGAGCGGCGCCATAAACAATTGATTTCAAAGGGAATTTCGGCTAACATCGACGACCTTCGCGCCGACTTGGAGGCGCGCGACATCCGGGACAGCACCCGTCCCGTCGCGCCCTTAAAGCCCGCGCAGGATGCGCTGGTACTGGACAACTCCCTGCTCACGGTCGAAGAGGCCGTCGAACAGGTACTCGTCTGGTGGCAGCAAAAACAACCCTTCGCGGCTTCCGCGCCAGGGTGA
- a CDS encoding prephenate dehydrogenase, with the protein MFEQLGLIGCGLMGGSFALALKKAGLVKRVVGYSKSPSTTDRARQLGVIDVEAPSALLAVAGADIVLLAVPVSATESTLKAIKHLVNPQMLIMDVGSTKADVVHAARGALRDQLGSFVPAHPITGREVAGVEHAEADLYAGRQVILTPIERTLTGQLRKAEAVWSAIGCRVQSMSPESHDAAFAAVSHLPHLLAFAMMNSINAQPEGDVFLSLAGPGFRDFTRIAASDPKVWRDILLANRDELLAQSRHFGQALQQLEQAMQKGDGQGIEDLITLASETRAHWRMGAQRSS; encoded by the coding sequence ATGTTCGAGCAGCTCGGCCTCATCGGCTGCGGGCTCATGGGCGGGTCGTTCGCCCTGGCCCTGAAGAAGGCCGGCCTCGTGAAGCGCGTCGTCGGCTACAGCAAGTCGCCCTCCACCACCGACCGTGCACGCCAACTGGGCGTGATCGACGTCGAGGCGCCTTCCGCCCTGCTCGCGGTGGCCGGGGCGGATATCGTGCTGCTGGCCGTGCCGGTGTCGGCGACGGAATCGACGCTCAAGGCGATCAAGCACCTGGTCAACCCGCAGATGCTGATCATGGACGTGGGATCGACCAAGGCCGATGTCGTGCATGCGGCGCGGGGCGCCTTGCGCGACCAGCTCGGATCCTTCGTGCCCGCCCACCCCATCACCGGCCGCGAAGTCGCTGGCGTGGAGCACGCGGAAGCCGATCTCTACGCGGGCCGGCAGGTCATCCTCACGCCGATCGAGCGCACGCTCACCGGGCAACTGCGCAAGGCCGAGGCCGTCTGGAGCGCCATCGGCTGCCGCGTGCAGAGCATGTCGCCCGAATCCCACGACGCGGCCTTCGCTGCCGTGAGCCACCTGCCGCACCTGCTGGCCTTCGCGATGATGAACAGCATCAATGCGCAGCCCGAAGGCGACGTCTTCCTCTCGCTCGCCGGCCCGGGCTTTCGCGATTTCACGCGCATCGCCGCCAGCGACCCGAAGGTATGGCGCGACATCCTGCTCGCCAACCGCGACGAGCTGCTGGCCCAGTCGCGCCACTTCGGCCAGGCGCTCCAGCAACTGGAGCAGGCCATGCAGAAAGGCGACGGCCAGGGCATCGAAGACCTCATCACGCTCGCCAGCGAAACCCGCGCCCACTGGCGCATGGGCGCGCAGCGCTCCTCCTAG
- the pheA gene encoding prephenate dehydratase — protein MSTPPQASPDLSSLRVQIDNIDQQLLTLLNQRALVAERVGEVKKREGTPFFRPDRVAQVIEKVQAANPGPLKGAHVAAIWREIMSACLALESPQRVAVLGPAGTFCEQAAVEFFGGAADLMYCANFDEVFHATAAGSAQYGVVGVENSVEGVVTRSLDLFLHTPCHVVGEVSLLVRHNLLRLSNSLDGIEAVLAHPQALAQCQAWLSKHLPHAERRPVSSNAEGARLAAGNPAWAGIASERAGAQFGLHLVSHAIQDDAYNRTRFAIICLPHTLQMPPPSTKDCTSLVVSVPNRPGAVHDLLVPLKTHGVSMTRFESRPARTGQWEYYFYIDLDGHPSQPHVAKALEELRALCAFYKVLGAYPVAP, from the coding sequence ATGTCCACTCCTCCCCAAGCCTCTCCCGACCTCTCGAGCCTGCGCGTGCAGATCGACAACATCGACCAGCAACTGCTGACCCTGCTGAACCAGCGCGCCCTGGTGGCCGAGCGGGTCGGCGAGGTCAAGAAGCGCGAAGGCACGCCGTTCTTCCGCCCGGACCGCGTCGCCCAGGTGATCGAGAAGGTGCAGGCCGCCAACCCGGGCCCCCTGAAAGGCGCCCATGTCGCGGCGATCTGGCGCGAGATCATGTCGGCCTGCCTGGCGCTCGAATCGCCCCAGCGCGTGGCGGTGCTGGGCCCGGCCGGAACGTTCTGCGAGCAGGCTGCCGTCGAGTTCTTCGGCGGTGCCGCCGACCTGATGTACTGCGCCAACTTCGACGAGGTGTTCCACGCCACGGCGGCCGGCAGCGCGCAATACGGCGTCGTCGGCGTCGAGAATTCTGTCGAGGGCGTGGTGACGCGGTCGCTCGACCTGTTCCTCCACACCCCCTGCCATGTCGTGGGCGAGGTCAGCCTGCTGGTGCGGCACAACCTGCTGCGGCTGTCCAACTCGCTGGACGGCATCGAGGCCGTGCTGGCACATCCCCAGGCGCTGGCGCAATGCCAGGCCTGGCTGTCCAAGCACCTGCCGCACGCCGAGCGCCGGCCCGTGTCGAGCAATGCCGAGGGCGCGCGGCTCGCGGCCGGCAACCCGGCCTGGGCAGGCATCGCGAGCGAACGCGCCGGCGCCCAGTTCGGCCTGCACCTGGTGTCGCATGCGATCCAGGACGATGCCTACAACCGCACGCGCTTCGCCATCATCTGCCTGCCGCACACGCTGCAGATGCCACCTCCGTCCACGAAGGACTGCACCAGCCTAGTGGTGTCCGTCCCGAACCGTCCCGGCGCCGTGCACGACCTGCTGGTCCCGCTCAAGACCCACGGCGTGTCGATGACGCGTTTCGAGTCGCGGCCCGCGCGCACCGGCCAGTGGGAGTACTACTTCTACATCGACCTCGACGGCCATCCGAGCCAGCCCCACGTGGCCAAGGCCCTGGAGGAGCTGCGCGCGCTCTGCGCGTTCTACAAGGTGCTGGGCGCCTACCCGGTGGCACCGTGA
- the serC gene encoding 3-phosphoserine/phosphohydroxythreonine transaminase — protein sequence MNRPYNFSAGPAAIPAEVLQQAASEMLDWHGSGMGVMEMSHRGKEFISIYEQAEADLRELLAIPPQFKILFMQGGGLAENAIVPLNLSRAATVDVVVTGSWSQKSLKEARKYAAEVHVAASAEGSGFTALPDPASWQLSRGASYLHLCSNETIHGIEFHELPDLRALGSDAPLVIDFSSHVASRPVDWSRVGLAFGGAQKNLGPAGLTLVVVREDLLGHALPACPSAFDYKVVADNQSMFNTPPTWGIYVAGLTFQWLKRQREGELSGIAAMEQRNIAKARLLYNAIDQSEFYLNKVAPNARSRMNIPFFLRDESRNEAFLAGAKERGLLQLKGHKSVGGMRASLYNAMPLAGVEALVAYMQEFEQRSA from the coding sequence ATGAACCGTCCGTACAACTTCTCCGCCGGCCCCGCCGCCATCCCTGCCGAAGTCCTCCAGCAGGCAGCCTCCGAAATGCTGGACTGGCACGGCAGCGGGATGGGCGTGATGGAGATGAGCCACCGGGGCAAGGAGTTCATCTCGATCTACGAGCAGGCCGAAGCCGACCTGCGCGAGCTGCTGGCGATTCCGCCGCAGTTCAAGATCCTGTTCATGCAGGGCGGCGGACTGGCGGAGAACGCCATCGTGCCGCTGAACCTGTCGCGCGCCGCGACGGTCGATGTGGTGGTCACGGGCAGCTGGAGCCAGAAGTCGCTGAAGGAAGCGCGCAAGTACGCGGCGGAAGTGCATGTCGCCGCATCGGCCGAAGGCAGCGGTTTCACCGCCCTGCCCGATCCGGCCAGCTGGCAACTGAGCCGCGGCGCGAGCTATCTGCACCTCTGCAGCAACGAGACGATCCACGGCATCGAATTCCACGAACTGCCGGATCTGCGTGCGCTGGGCAGCGATGCGCCCCTGGTGATCGATTTCTCGTCGCATGTGGCGTCCCGGCCGGTCGACTGGTCGCGGGTGGGCCTGGCATTCGGCGGCGCCCAGAAGAACCTGGGCCCGGCGGGCCTCACGCTGGTCGTGGTGCGTGAAGACCTCCTGGGCCACGCCCTGCCGGCCTGCCCCAGCGCGTTCGACTACAAGGTGGTGGCGGACAACCAGTCGATGTTCAATACGCCGCCCACGTGGGGCATCTACGTCGCAGGCCTGACGTTCCAGTGGCTCAAGCGCCAGCGCGAAGGCGAGCTGTCCGGCATCGCCGCCATGGAGCAGCGCAACATCGCCAAGGCCCGGCTGCTCTACAACGCCATCGATCAGTCCGAGTTCTACCTGAACAAGGTCGCGCCGAACGCCCGGTCGCGCATGAATATCCCGTTCTTCCTGCGCGACGAATCGCGCAACGAAGCCTTCCTGGCCGGCGCCAAGGAGCGCGGCCTGCTGCAGCTCAAGGGCCACAAGTCGGTGGGCGGCATGCGTGCGAGCCTCTACAACGCCATGCCACTCGCAGGCGTCGAGGCGCTCGTGGCGTACATGCAGGAGTTCGAGCAGCGCAGCGCCTGA
- the gyrA gene encoding DNA gyrase subunit A, which produces MTQFAKETLPISLEEEMRRSYLDYAMSVIVGRALPDARDGLKPVHRRVLFAMHELNNDWNRPYKKSARIVGDVIGKYHPHGDSAVYDTIVRMAQDFSLRHMLVDGQGNFGSVDGDGAAAMRYTEIRLSKIAHEMLADIDKETVDFGPNYDGSEKEPLVLPSKLPNLLVNGSAGIAVGMATNIPPHNLNEVVDACLHVLRHPDATVDEIMEIIPAPDFPTAGIIYGINGVKEGYRTGRGKVVMRARCHFEDIDRGQRQAIIVDELPYQVNKKTLQERMAELVHEKKIEGISHIQDESDKSGMRLVIELKRGEVPEVVLNNLYKQTQLQDTFGINMVALVDGQPRLCNLRDLVVVFLQHRREVVTRRTVFELRKARERGHVLEGLAVALANIDEFIRIIRESPTPPIAKTELMNRAWDSKLVREMLTRTRADGGVITADDYRPEGLEREYGMGQDGLYRLSETQAQEILQMRLQRLTGLEQDKIVAEYKDIMAVIEDLLDILAKPERVSTIIGDELTAIKQEFGQHKLGMRRSVVEHSAQDLSTEDLITPTDMVVTLSHTGYIKSQPLSEYRAQKRGGRGKQATATKEDDWIDQLFIANTHDYILCFSNRGRLYWLKVWEVPAGSRGSRGRPIVNMFPLQEGEKINVVLPLTGDMRSFPADRFIFMGTSMGTVKKTALNEFSNPRKGGIIAVNLDDGDYLIGAALTDGKHDVMLFSDGGKAVRFDENDVRPLGRAARGVRGMMLEDGQSVIAMLVAEDETQSVLTATENGYGKRTSIVEYTRHGRGTKGMIAIQQSERNGKVVAATLVHADDEIMLITDKGVLVRTRVSEIRELGRATQGVTLIALDEGAKLSGLQRIVENDANVPLADAAGESPADEPAADTGTEPPADE; this is translated from the coding sequence ATGACCCAGTTCGCCAAAGAAACCCTGCCCATCAGTCTTGAAGAGGAAATGCGGCGCAGTTACCTCGATTACGCGATGAGCGTGATCGTTGGCCGTGCGTTACCGGATGCGCGCGATGGGCTGAAGCCGGTGCATCGCCGGGTGTTGTTCGCAATGCATGAATTGAACAACGATTGGAACCGGCCTTACAAGAAATCCGCACGTATCGTCGGCGATGTGATCGGTAAGTACCATCCTCATGGGGACAGTGCTGTTTACGACACCATTGTCCGGATGGCGCAGGATTTCTCGCTGCGGCACATGCTGGTGGATGGCCAGGGTAATTTCGGTTCGGTCGATGGCGACGGCGCGGCCGCCATGCGTTACACGGAAATCCGCCTATCGAAAATCGCCCACGAAATGTTGGCGGACATCGATAAGGAAACCGTCGATTTCGGGCCCAACTATGACGGCAGCGAAAAAGAACCGCTGGTTCTGCCCAGCAAGCTTCCCAATCTGCTGGTGAATGGCTCGGCAGGTATTGCCGTGGGGATGGCCACGAACATACCGCCACACAATTTGAATGAAGTGGTGGATGCCTGTCTCCATGTGCTTCGCCATCCCGATGCCACGGTGGACGAAATCATGGAGATCATTCCTGCCCCGGATTTCCCGACCGCCGGGATCATCTACGGCATCAACGGGGTGAAGGAAGGCTACCGTACGGGACGCGGCAAGGTCGTGATGCGTGCCCGGTGCCATTTCGAGGACATCGACCGAGGACAACGCCAGGCCATCATCGTTGATGAGCTTCCCTACCAGGTCAATAAGAAGACGCTGCAGGAGCGCATGGCCGAACTGGTGCACGAGAAGAAGATCGAAGGCATCAGCCACATTCAGGACGAATCGGACAAGTCCGGCATGCGTCTGGTGATCGAACTCAAGCGCGGCGAAGTGCCGGAGGTGGTGCTCAACAACCTGTACAAGCAGACGCAGCTCCAGGACACGTTCGGCATCAACATGGTGGCGCTGGTGGATGGCCAGCCACGGCTCTGCAACCTGCGGGATCTGGTCGTCGTCTTCCTCCAGCATCGCCGCGAGGTGGTCACCCGGCGCACGGTGTTCGAATTGCGCAAGGCCCGCGAAAGAGGCCATGTGCTCGAAGGCCTGGCCGTCGCGCTGGCCAACATCGATGAATTCATCCGCATCATCCGCGAATCTCCCACACCGCCCATCGCCAAGACCGAGCTGATGAACCGCGCCTGGGACAGCAAACTCGTGCGCGAGATGCTCACGCGCACCCGCGCCGACGGGGGCGTGATCACGGCCGACGATTACCGCCCCGAAGGCCTGGAGCGCGAATACGGCATGGGGCAGGACGGGCTCTACCGCCTTTCCGAGACGCAGGCCCAAGAAATCCTCCAGATGCGCCTGCAGCGCCTGACCGGCCTGGAGCAGGACAAGATCGTCGCCGAATACAAGGACATCATGGCGGTCATCGAGGACCTGCTGGACATCCTGGCGAAGCCCGAGCGCGTGTCCACGATCATCGGGGACGAACTCACCGCCATCAAACAGGAGTTCGGACAGCACAAGCTCGGCATGCGCCGCAGCGTGGTGGAACACAGCGCGCAGGATCTCTCCACGGAGGACCTGATCACGCCGACCGACATGGTCGTCACCCTCTCGCACACCGGCTACATCAAGAGCCAGCCGCTGTCGGAGTACCGCGCGCAGAAGCGCGGCGGCCGCGGCAAGCAGGCCACGGCCACGAAGGAAGACGACTGGATCGACCAGCTCTTCATCGCCAATACGCACGATTACATCCTGTGCTTCTCCAACCGCGGCCGGCTCTACTGGCTCAAGGTCTGGGAAGTGCCGGCAGGTTCGCGCGGTTCGCGCGGACGGCCCATCGTGAACATGTTCCCGCTGCAGGAAGGCGAAAAGATCAACGTCGTGCTGCCCCTCACGGGCGACATGCGTTCCTTCCCCGCCGACCGTTTCATTTTCATGGGCACCAGCATGGGCACCGTGAAGAAGACGGCACTCAATGAATTCAGCAATCCGCGCAAGGGCGGCATCATCGCGGTCAACCTGGACGATGGGGACTACCTCATCGGCGCGGCGCTCACGGATGGCAAGCATGACGTGATGCTGTTCAGCGACGGTGGCAAGGCCGTGCGCTTCGACGAGAACGACGTGCGTCCGCTGGGCCGTGCAGCCCGGGGCGTGCGCGGCATGATGCTCGAGGACGGCCAGAGCGTGATCGCGATGCTGGTGGCGGAAGACGAAACCCAGAGCGTGCTGACGGCGACCGAGAACGGCTACGGCAAGCGCACGAGCATCGTCGAATACACGCGCCACGGCCGCGGCACCAAGGGCATGATCGCCATCCAGCAGAGCGAGCGCAACGGCAAGGTGGTCGCGGCCACGCTGGTGCATGCGGACGACGAGATCATGCTGATCACCGACAAGGGCGTGCTGGTGCGCACGCGGGTCTCGGAGATCCGCGAGCTGGGCCGGGCGACGCAGGGGGTGACCCTGATCGCACTGGACGAGGGCGCCAAGCTGAGCGGCCTGCAGCGCATCGTGGAAAACGATGCGAACGTGCCGCTCGCCGACGCTGCGGGCGAATCGCCAGCCGACGAACCCGCTGCCGACACGGGCACGGAACCGCCCGCCGACGAGTGA
- the ompA gene encoding outer membrane protein OmpA, with protein sequence MKKLNKVAMLLASAVLATSAGAQVKAADGGKVIDNWQNGTGELVWKNGTNELCWRDANWTPATAAAGCDGALVAQAAATPAPAATPAPAATPAPAPAPAPAVASKVTYAADAFFDFDKSVLKPEGKAKLDDLVSKVKNVNLEVIIAVGHTDSIGTDAYNQKLSVRRAEAVKAYLVSKGIEKNRVYTEGKGEKQPVADNKTKEGRAKNRRVEIEVVGTRAN encoded by the coding sequence ATGAAGAAACTGAACAAAGTGGCGATGTTGTTGGCCTCTGCCGTGCTGGCTACCTCGGCTGGCGCCCAGGTCAAGGCTGCCGATGGCGGCAAGGTGATCGATAACTGGCAAAACGGCACCGGTGAACTGGTGTGGAAGAACGGCACGAACGAACTGTGCTGGCGCGATGCCAACTGGACGCCTGCTACTGCCGCTGCTGGCTGTGACGGCGCTCTGGTGGCCCAAGCTGCCGCAACGCCTGCTCCTGCTGCAACCCCTGCTCCTGCTGCAACGCCTGCTCCCGCTCCGGCGCCGGCTCCTGCAGTGGCTAGCAAGGTGACCTACGCCGCCGACGCTTTCTTCGACTTCGACAAGTCCGTTCTCAAGCCTGAAGGCAAGGCGAAGCTGGACGATCTGGTCTCCAAGGTCAAGAACGTCAATCTGGAAGTCATCATCGCTGTGGGTCACACCGACTCCATCGGTACGGATGCTTACAACCAGAAACTTTCGGTCCGCCGCGCTGAAGCTGTGAAGGCTTACCTCGTGTCCAAGGGCATCGAGAAGAACCGCGTCTACACCGAAGGCAAGGGCGAGAAGCAGCCTGTTGCTGACAACAAGACCAAGGAAGGCCGCGCCAAGAACCGTCGCGTGGAAATCGAAGTGGTTGGCACCCGCGCCAACTGA